A single Paenibacillus sp. FSL R5-0517 DNA region contains:
- a CDS encoding glycoside hydrolase family 2 TIM barrel-domain containing protein yields MNQKRLFNDGWQFAKSKLDVTEPAGLVYEPVELPHDWLIYNTLELYEDSIGWYRKTFHYSKDEQQLLLCFDGVYMDSSMYVNGQLVGEWKYGYSAFEHEITNALVEGDNEIVIKVVHQSPNSRWYSGAGIYRNVWLKTRDRNHIVTDGTYVSIKQQPDGWQVEVDTELNLEQNQQAELVHTIRYEGQVVASSQANVTTSVGENAVVLTDSQQIIVKNPNLWSPDAPHLYELVTELKLISEDQSEKIIEAVFQRIGFKDVKLDPSEGFYLNGVHTKMNGVCEHHDLGALGAAFNLTALRRRFVLLKEMGVNAIRTAHNMPAKEFMELADEMGMLIVSEAFDMWERAKTPYDYARFFPEWAHTDVKSWVKRDRNHVSLIMWSIGNEIYDTHADERGQEVTRMLMDYVLEFDPKGNAGVTIGSNYMPWENAQKCADIVKLAGYNYAEKYYDQHHAEHPDWIIYGSETSSVVQSRGIYHFPFEQPILADDDEQCSALGNSTTSWGAKSAEYCILAERDRPYSLGQFLWTGFDYIGEPTPYHTKNSYFGQLDTATFPKDAYYIYQAAWTDYKKNPMIHLFPYWDFNPGQIIDVRVCSNAPKIELQLNGKTIGTYDIDHAHGTQLSGWWKVPYEEGELKAIAYDENGVVIAIDVQRSFTDAKKIRLQADREQLQASGTDLIFVEITVEDEAGNPVHNANNRVQVQVSGAGRLLGLDNGDSTDYDPYKGLSRRLFSGKLMAIIGATDEVGTVRIEVSSEGLEGAAAEYEVQVVDATDVDGQKQVQPVFMVNEERPVLTGSAQEIPLRKIEIISESGQLLDPSNPELFVTVKLYPENASYRDIEWAAVNDGGIESNIAKVEVMPAGTDGNGENQHTVKVSAIGDGAFRLRATSANGTDKTKLISQLEFKAEGLGTAYKDPYGFITGGLYDYTKGEVGNGNERGVATSRDGETHVGFRNIDFGPYGSDTITIPIFALSSEEYFMQIWEGMPDEEGSTMIADVVYDKESKWNVYQEETYKLSKRLSGITSICFVLKQKIHIKGFSFERQSRAFEQNAAASCDHLYGDTFKIEGDRVEGIGNNVSLEFENMDFTSEGTSKLVIHGHSPIDINTIHIRFAGADGQSNQLVEFTQSEGYEERVFELGRVTGVQKVIFIFLPGSQFDFDWFRFEK; encoded by the coding sequence ATGAATCAGAAGAGGCTTTTTAATGATGGATGGCAATTTGCGAAAAGTAAGCTGGATGTTACGGAACCTGCGGGTCTGGTGTATGAACCTGTGGAGCTTCCCCATGATTGGCTGATATATAATACGCTTGAACTGTACGAGGATAGCATTGGATGGTATCGCAAAACGTTTCATTACTCGAAGGATGAGCAGCAGCTACTGCTCTGTTTTGATGGCGTATACATGGATTCGTCCATGTATGTGAATGGGCAGCTGGTTGGGGAGTGGAAGTATGGATATTCTGCTTTTGAACATGAGATCACGAATGCACTGGTGGAAGGCGACAATGAGATTGTGATCAAAGTGGTGCATCAGAGCCCGAACAGCAGATGGTATTCCGGGGCTGGAATCTATCGCAACGTGTGGCTAAAGACAAGGGACCGCAACCATATTGTGACGGATGGAACGTATGTATCTATCAAGCAGCAGCCGGATGGCTGGCAGGTGGAAGTGGATACGGAACTGAACCTGGAGCAGAATCAGCAGGCAGAGCTGGTGCATACGATCCGGTATGAAGGTCAAGTGGTGGCATCCAGCCAAGCGAATGTTACGACTTCGGTGGGAGAGAATGCGGTTGTATTGACAGATAGCCAACAGATCATTGTGAAGAATCCAAACCTGTGGAGCCCGGATGCACCACATCTGTATGAGCTGGTCACGGAACTGAAACTGATCTCGGAAGATCAGAGCGAGAAGATCATTGAGGCGGTATTCCAACGTATTGGATTCAAGGACGTTAAGCTGGATCCGAGTGAAGGTTTCTATCTGAATGGGGTCCATACGAAGATGAACGGTGTGTGTGAACACCATGATCTCGGGGCGTTGGGAGCGGCATTTAACCTGACGGCACTGCGCAGAAGATTCGTTTTGCTCAAAGAAATGGGCGTTAACGCCATCCGCACCGCGCATAATATGCCAGCCAAAGAGTTCATGGAACTTGCAGACGAGATGGGCATGCTGATTGTGTCCGAAGCCTTCGACATGTGGGAACGGGCCAAAACGCCATATGACTATGCGAGGTTTTTCCCAGAGTGGGCACATACGGACGTGAAGAGCTGGGTGAAACGAGATCGTAATCACGTCAGTCTGATCATGTGGAGTATCGGGAACGAAATCTATGATACCCATGCGGATGAGCGCGGCCAGGAAGTGACTCGGATGCTGATGGATTATGTGCTGGAATTTGATCCAAAAGGCAATGCGGGCGTGACCATCGGTTCCAACTATATGCCATGGGAAAATGCACAGAAATGTGCGGATATCGTGAAGCTGGCAGGCTACAACTACGCGGAAAAATACTATGATCAGCATCATGCAGAACATCCAGACTGGATCATCTATGGCAGTGAGACCTCATCAGTGGTGCAAAGTCGTGGCATCTATCACTTCCCATTTGAACAGCCGATCCTGGCTGATGATGACGAGCAGTGCTCGGCACTTGGGAACAGCACGACAAGCTGGGGCGCGAAGTCGGCAGAATATTGCATTCTGGCTGAGCGGGATCGTCCGTACTCACTGGGGCAATTCCTGTGGACCGGATTCGACTATATTGGTGAACCGACTCCGTATCATACGAAGAATTCGTATTTTGGACAGCTGGACACGGCAACGTTCCCGAAAGACGCTTATTATATCTACCAGGCAGCATGGACGGATTATAAGAAAAATCCGATGATTCACCTATTCCCTTATTGGGATTTCAACCCGGGTCAGATCATTGATGTACGTGTGTGCAGCAACGCACCGAAGATTGAGCTGCAACTTAACGGTAAGACGATTGGCACCTACGATATTGACCATGCGCATGGAACACAGCTATCTGGCTGGTGGAAAGTCCCTTATGAAGAGGGCGAGCTGAAGGCGATCGCTTATGATGAGAACGGTGTTGTGATTGCAATCGATGTACAACGATCCTTTACGGATGCGAAGAAGATTCGTCTGCAGGCGGATCGGGAGCAATTACAGGCGAGCGGCACAGATCTCATTTTCGTGGAAATTACGGTGGAAGACGAAGCGGGTAATCCGGTGCACAATGCCAACAACCGCGTCCAGGTTCAGGTGTCTGGTGCAGGGCGATTACTGGGTCTGGATAATGGAGACAGCACGGACTATGATCCATACAAAGGGCTCAGCAGAAGGTTGTTTAGCGGTAAACTGATGGCCATTATCGGAGCAACGGATGAAGTTGGAACGGTACGTATCGAAGTATCTTCGGAAGGGTTGGAAGGTGCCGCAGCGGAGTATGAAGTGCAGGTTGTGGATGCGACAGATGTCGATGGTCAGAAACAAGTGCAACCAGTCTTCATGGTCAATGAAGAACGTCCGGTGCTGACGGGCAGCGCTCAGGAGATTCCTTTGCGGAAAATCGAGATCATCAGCGAATCAGGACAGTTGCTCGATCCGTCCAACCCAGAGCTCTTCGTAACAGTCAAGCTGTATCCAGAGAACGCGTCCTATCGGGACATCGAATGGGCTGCTGTGAATGATGGCGGCATCGAATCCAACATTGCCAAGGTGGAAGTCATGCCTGCGGGAACGGATGGCAATGGGGAGAATCAACATACGGTGAAAGTATCTGCGATTGGTGACGGGGCGTTCCGACTTCGCGCTACCAGTGCAAATGGTACGGACAAAACCAAACTCATCTCCCAATTGGAATTCAAAGCGGAAGGGCTCGGTACTGCCTACAAAGATCCATATGGCTTCATCACAGGCGGATTATATGATTACACCAAAGGTGAGGTTGGTAACGGGAATGAACGCGGTGTAGCAACAAGTCGGGACGGGGAGACACATGTAGGCTTCCGCAATATCGACTTTGGCCCATATGGTTCCGATACGATCACTATTCCGATCTTTGCATTGTCGAGCGAAGAGTACTTCATGCAGATCTGGGAAGGCATGCCGGATGAAGAGGGCAGCACAATGATCGCCGATGTGGTGTATGACAAGGAATCCAAATGGAATGTGTATCAGGAAGAGACGTATAAGCTGTCCAAACGTCTGAGCGGGATTACTTCGATCTGTTTTGTGTTGAAGCAGAAGATTCATATTAAAGGATTCTCATTTGAACGCCAGAGTCGTGCTTTTGAACAGAATGCGGCGGCATCCTGTGACCATCTCTATGGAGATACCTTCAAAATTGAGGGTGACCGTGTTGAAGGCATCGGGAACAATGTGTCGTTGGAGTTCGAAAACATGGACTTTACGAGCGAAGGCACCTCGAAGCTCGTTATTCATGGCCATTCACCGATTGATATCAATACGATTCATATCCGCTTCGCGGGTGCGGACGGACAGAGCAATCAACTGGTTGAGTTCACACAATCCGAAGGATATGAGGAGCGGGTGTTTGAGCTTGGGCGGGTGACAGGTGTGCAAAAGGTAATCTTTATCTTCTTGCCGGGAAGTCAGTTTGACTTCGACTGGTTCCGTTTCGAGAAATAG
- a CDS encoding DUF4183 domain-containing protein — translation MIRKVCRRKYRSLKRPVKSQKMVCDKKVIALPRAGGSNPVCCEPSPLLAPLRQHELKTVSLPGTQGGAGAQGPAGSHGEPGQPGIPGAQGPAGPQGGLGQPGIPGAQGPAGPQGGLGQPGVPGAQGPAGPQGEPGQPGTQGARGPAGPQGEPGQPGVPGVQGPAGPQGEPGQPGVPGAQGPAGPQGEPGQPGVPGAQGPAGPQGEPGQPGVPGVQGPAGPQGEPGQPGTPGAQGPTGPPGEQGPPGTIPGIEIIPTVNRYFYFPDTDLDLSVSVIIPATAFTNDDGDSITQFAGIGLNSFNNLYINGVVQPGNSYSVSADRLSFSSQNGVIFAGTPIIIEMIIITTNIING, via the coding sequence ATGATTCGTAAAGTGTGCCGAAGAAAGTACCGCTCCCTGAAGCGTCCAGTAAAATCACAGAAAATGGTCTGTGACAAAAAAGTTATTGCATTACCGAGAGCGGGAGGCAGCAATCCTGTATGTTGTGAGCCTTCCCCACTGCTCGCTCCGTTGAGACAACATGAATTGAAGACGGTTAGTCTCCCCGGGACGCAAGGGGGTGCAGGCGCCCAAGGTCCCGCGGGATCTCACGGCGAGCCGGGTCAACCGGGTATTCCCGGAGCGCAGGGCCCCGCAGGCCCTCAAGGTGGGCTGGGTCAACCGGGTATTCCCGGAGCACAGGGTCCAGCAGGCCCTCAAGGTGGGCTGGGTCAACCAGGAGTTCCCGGAGCGCAGGGCCCCGCAGGCCCTCAAGGTGAGCCGGGCCAACCGGGAACTCAAGGAGCGCGAGGCCCAGCAGGTCCTCAAGGTGAGCCGGGTCAACCGGGGGTTCCCGGAGTACAGGGTCCAGCAGGCCCTCAAGGTGAGCCGGGTCAACCGGGAGTTCCCGGAGCGCAGGGTCCAGCAGGCCCTCAAGGTGAGCCGGGTCAACCGGGAGTTCCCGGAGCGCAGGGTCCCGCAGGTCCTCAGGGTGAGCCAGGTCAACCAGGAGTTCCCGGAGTGCAGGGGCCCGCAGGCCCTCAAGGTGAGCCGGGTCAACCGGGAACTCCCGGAGCGCAAGGGCCAACGGGTCCCCCAGGTGAGCAAGGTCCGCCGGGCACCATACCCGGAATTGAAATCATTCCTACGGTAAACCGTTACTTCTATTTTCCAGATACCGATCTGGATTTGTCGGTCTCAGTTATAATTCCTGCCACAGCATTCACTAATGACGATGGCGACAGCATAACCCAATTTGCCGGGATTGGACTTAACAGCTTTAACAATCTTTATATCAACGGGGTCGTCCAACCAGGAAACTCATATAGTGTAAGTGCGGATAGGTTGTCTTTTTCGTCACAAAACGGTGTGATCTTTGCAGGGACACCTATTATTATCGAGATGATTATAATAACAACCAATATCATAAATGGTTAA
- a CDS encoding DUF4183 domain-containing protein, whose protein sequence is MPLVTPFQNSLRFAATIGDGTGTGATFAIAATAFTNDAGVAATAFPGTFNYYNLYINGLMQTADTSSATTTTLTIPGGDALNAGTPIVVQFVVS, encoded by the coding sequence ATGCCACTCGTGACCCCATTTCAGAACAGTTTGAGATTTGCTGCAACCATTGGTGACGGAACCGGGACTGGAGCAACATTTGCGATTGCTGCGACAGCTTTTACAAATGATGCGGGTGTAGCTGCAACGGCATTCCCAGGCACGTTCAACTATTACAATCTTTATATTAATGGCCTTATGCAAACAGCAGATACATCCTCGGCTACGACAACTACACTTACAATCCCTGGTGGAGATGCATTAAATGCAGGGACTCCAATTGTTGTACAATTTGTAGTGTCTTAA
- a CDS encoding DUF4362 domain-containing protein: MRKCILTLCILIGLLTGCNPIHQQTIDSEEVMTSFPDIIEPHNPEQAEQSGDVVVLMKGMRNGDKWRTFMKHVSKEQPSQVRVTKYTIEGGPVIHELVYDGKVI; encoded by the coding sequence ATGAGAAAATGCATACTCACTCTATGTATATTGATTGGGCTGTTAACAGGTTGTAATCCAATTCATCAGCAGACCATCGATTCTGAAGAAGTCATGACTTCTTTTCCTGACATTATCGAACCGCATAACCCTGAACAAGCAGAGCAGAGTGGAGATGTGGTTGTACTCATGAAGGGCATGCGAAACGGCGACAAGTGGAGGACATTCATGAAGCACGTGAGCAAAGAGCAACCGAGTCAAGTCCGGGTAACCAAGTACACGATTGAAGGTGGGCCCGTGATCCACGAACTGGTATATGACGGCAAGGTGATTTAA
- a CDS encoding WXG100 family type VII secretion target: MQRIQVHPDVLDEKARLVQQKKQELERMVWELEKSIYMLQSDWSGVTGERFFWDFMQAKEVFPTTLGLLDKIQNEFTFIAKNFRTTDGSGEVALYIPEELKRNFAVGLLDKSIGETITGMGQTAEAFFSNPFSTIGSVAYAMTVGKVVDVGRGIQFAWDTAWGTGTARSDIEQFVEDQKKQIDESGAGYYGGAMTGQALAYVLFGKAFRSMDDKHTDLGGSGVKREGPYTLNEPVKIRTNKGIEVEFTNPSGNKISWIEQNPKNIPNAIESSLKSPNSGRALEGRVAEYVQQRIEVLGFALKANNLTNNEVAGDLDVVTSKQIIEVKKSTAALDMEQIDKYINSDNAKFLNHEMKEVIVYIDKPIDLTNKYVKENMDSLKNSGVIVVNSLDELGGVLK; this comes from the coding sequence ATGCAACGTATTCAGGTACACCCCGATGTGTTGGACGAGAAAGCTCGATTGGTCCAGCAGAAGAAACAGGAACTGGAGCGAATGGTCTGGGAACTGGAGAAATCGATCTATATGTTGCAATCCGATTGGTCGGGTGTGACCGGAGAGCGTTTCTTCTGGGATTTTATGCAGGCAAAAGAAGTGTTCCCGACTACACTCGGTCTGTTGGACAAGATCCAGAATGAGTTTACGTTTATCGCAAAGAACTTCAGAACAACGGACGGCTCAGGCGAGGTGGCGTTGTACATCCCAGAAGAGCTGAAGCGCAATTTCGCTGTAGGGCTGCTTGATAAATCCATAGGAGAAACAATAACGGGAATGGGGCAGACAGCAGAAGCTTTCTTCTCTAACCCGTTCAGTACAATAGGCAGTGTGGCATATGCGATGACCGTGGGCAAAGTTGTAGACGTTGGGCGTGGTATTCAGTTTGCATGGGATACCGCTTGGGGTACGGGAACCGCGAGGTCTGATATAGAGCAATTTGTAGAAGACCAGAAGAAGCAGATTGATGAGAGTGGGGCAGGATATTACGGTGGGGCGATGACAGGTCAGGCTCTGGCGTATGTATTGTTTGGGAAAGCCTTTCGTTCGATGGATGACAAGCATACCGATCTGGGTGGATCTGGTGTTAAAAGAGAGGGACCGTATACTCTCAATGAACCTGTAAAGATTAGAACAAATAAAGGGATAGAAGTTGAGTTCACGAATCCATCAGGAAATAAGATTAGCTGGATTGAACAGAATCCTAAAAATATACCAAACGCAATCGAAAGTTCGTTAAAGAGTCCTAACTCAGGTAGAGCTCTAGAGGGAAGGGTGGCGGAGTATGTTCAGCAAAGAATTGAAGTACTTGGATTTGCATTAAAAGCAAATAATCTTACGAATAATGAGGTTGCAGGAGACCTAGATGTTGTTACTAGTAAACAAATTATTGAAGTGAAAAAGTCTACAGCGGCCTTAGACATGGAACAGATAGATAAATATATTAATTCAGACAATGCTAAGTTTCTCAATCATGAAATGAAAGAAGTTATTGTCTATATTGACAAGCCAATTGATTTGACGAATAAATACGTAAAAGAGAATATGGATTCTCTTAAAAATTCAGGTGTTATTGTTGTAAATTCACTAGATGAATTAGGAGGAGTATTGAAATAA